One window from the genome of Dolosigranulum savutiense encodes:
- a CDS encoding site-specific integrase, translating to MKIAYIPKKKIKTIKNKNKRHREILFYEKEEVNEFLECSQNYGNNAFWHTLFHLIAYTGIRVGECLALKWEYINFNDQTILIKDNLIEKEYRLAEKINKNFEKPTQKKLTISTTKNNTETYLSLDDKTIDLLKKWRKKQRVIKLKQGYNTMRPDQLVFSNRKNSYLDLRQPNKAMNRICQKNGLRILNVHGLRHTHCSLLFEAGASVAQVQERMRHQNPEITLKYINMSQIL from the coding sequence ATGAAAATAGCCTATATCCCAAAGAAAAAAATAAAAACAATAAAAAATAAAAATAAAAGACACAGAGAAATTCTTTTTTATGAAAAAGAAGAAGTGAATGAATTCTTAGAATGTAGTCAAAATTATGGAAATAACGCTTTTTGGCATACACTTTTTCATTTAATTGCATATACTGGAATACGTGTTGGAGAATGCCTTGCATTAAAATGGGAATACATTAATTTTAATGACCAGACTATTTTAATCAAAGATAACTTAATTGAAAAAGAGTACAGATTAGCTGAAAAAATAAATAAGAATTTTGAAAAACCCACCCAAAAAAAATTAACTATTAGTACCACCAAAAATAATACGGAGACCTATTTAAGTCTAGATGATAAAACTATTGATTTGTTAAAAAAATGGAGAAAAAAACAAAGAGTAATTAAATTAAAGCAGGGATACAATACAATGCGTCCAGATCAATTAGTATTCTCTAATCGGAAAAATTCATATCTAGATTTACGACAACCTAATAAAGCTATGAATCGAATATGTCAAAAAAATGGATTGCGTATCCTTAATGTACATGGATTAAGACATACACATTGTTCTTTATTATTTGAAGCAGGCGCAAGTGTTGCTCAAGTACAAGAAAGGATGCGACATCAAAATCCAGAGATCACATTAAAATATATAAACATGTCACAAATACTATGA
- a CDS encoding Fic family protein — MTRGQSFVPDLLPPDDKISIESIVGELIQATSSLKVLGEKIRHTQFDYDILLFPFLTQEAAASTRIENTQVTVDEIYEVTAGDKSSNKDINEAINYMRALEHGKSFLDATGIFSKTLLKDMHYILLSGDVRGNNKNPGQFKSVENYIGKHNAKRNQAEFIPPGPEHTDSLIDNLVDYINSDVDDKKILVKTAIIHSQFETIHPFMDGNGRIGRVLIPLFLYYKGVLPYPLFFLSHTLEQNRFEYYRKLNNTRWEDDFDGWVQFFIRCTLQQTNEYSRLIDSWLELYEEGVKVLKIHHRHHQVEKFMAYVCSNPIFSLRHAEEKTGITYQSCRSYAKTLNDNQIIESDQQKRNKMYYHYEILNLIR, encoded by the coding sequence ATGACTAGAGGTCAAAGTTTTGTACCGGATTTATTACCACCGGACGATAAAATATCGATAGAGAGTATTGTAGGAGAGTTGATCCAAGCGACGTCATCATTGAAGGTATTGGGAGAGAAAATTAGGCATACACAATTTGATTACGATATCTTGTTGTTTCCATTTTTAACACAAGAGGCAGCGGCGTCTACTCGAATTGAAAATACGCAAGTAACCGTTGATGAAATTTATGAAGTAACTGCCGGCGATAAATCATCAAATAAAGATATAAACGAAGCGATTAACTATATGCGGGCGTTAGAACATGGGAAATCATTTTTGGACGCAACGGGTATTTTCTCTAAAACATTATTAAAAGACATGCACTATATTTTGTTAAGTGGCGATGTACGAGGAAATAACAAAAATCCGGGACAGTTTAAGTCTGTAGAGAATTATATTGGAAAACATAATGCAAAACGTAATCAAGCAGAATTCATACCGCCTGGTCCAGAACATACGGATAGTTTGATTGATAATTTAGTCGATTATATTAACTCAGATGTAGATGATAAGAAAATTTTAGTAAAAACAGCTATTATTCATTCGCAATTCGAAACAATTCATCCATTCATGGACGGTAATGGTCGGATAGGACGAGTATTAATACCTTTATTCTTATATTACAAAGGCGTATTACCATACCCGTTATTCTTTTTAAGCCACACGTTGGAACAAAATCGATTTGAATATTATCGAAAATTAAACAATACACGGTGGGAAGATGATTTTGATGGTTGGGTTCAATTTTTTATTCGCTGTACATTACAGCAAACTAACGAATATAGTCGCTTGATTGATAGTTGGTTAGAACTGTACGAAGAGGGTGTGAAGGTATTAAAAATTCATCATCGTCACCATCAAGTAGAGAAATTTATGGCATATGTATGTTCAAATCCAATCTTTTCTTTGAGGCACGCAGAAGAGAAGACTGGTATTACGTATCAAAGTTGTCGATCGTATGCCAAGACATTGAATGATAATCAAATAATAGAGTCAGATCAACAGAAGCGAAATAAAATGTATTACCACTATGAAATTTTGAATTTAATTAGATAA
- a CDS encoding MFS transporter yields the protein MISLKQYPSNFRQLILGRSTLNIGDSLYLIAFSFALVEVYHVSETQLALITLIGRLPLLLSFLYGGYINQLNNKKAWLIRTQWLHVFSIIFVIVAYLSEASLIIICLLNASFYLINNVQNTLSSTIVPLSLNNDLSLINKSIDIQYLTSNVLDIASNFLASLLLIVLAYHTVMGISLPIILLGIYFYTKLTINNQAISQESRQGFSSQLKTGIHYFFSKKDTSLIIVIESFLSGATDLLLTLAPIYLLDISLSLESIGVVFALQRGADFLGALYAPRINMRPKHFFYIDYLVSGLMLVLVFIIDNIWIKMICYFIAFFVIGISGNIFEKMIYESYEPDKLAGIYTIISSLFSFFGVAFLLVPSVYSNIHVLGIGLNSLTIIFGLVIFIKLKIKNKFI from the coding sequence ATGATCTCTCTTAAACAATATCCATCTAATTTTAGACAATTAATTTTAGGACGTTCTACATTAAATATCGGGGACAGTCTTTATTTGATTGCATTTTCTTTTGCATTAGTCGAAGTATACCATGTTTCAGAGACGCAACTCGCACTCATTACATTGATTGGGAGGCTTCCCTTATTACTATCTTTTTTGTATGGTGGCTATATTAACCAACTCAACAATAAAAAAGCTTGGCTTATTCGAACACAATGGTTGCATGTCTTCTCCATTATCTTCGTAATAGTTGCTTATTTGTCTGAAGCATCCCTGATTATCATTTGTTTATTGAATGCTTCTTTTTATTTAATCAATAATGTACAAAACACACTCAGTTCAACTATTGTTCCCTTATCCCTAAATAATGACCTTTCATTAATCAATAAATCCATTGACATACAATACTTAACGAGCAATGTGCTTGATATTGCCAGTAATTTTTTGGCATCACTTTTACTCATTGTACTTGCTTATCACACCGTAATGGGCATCAGTCTCCCCATTATATTACTAGGTATTTACTTCTATACGAAACTAACTATTAATAATCAAGCAATTTCTCAAGAGAGTCGTCAAGGATTTTCATCCCAGCTAAAAACAGGCATCCATTATTTCTTCTCAAAAAAAGATACTAGCTTAATTATAGTGATAGAAAGTTTTCTGAGCGGAGCAACTGATTTATTATTAACGTTAGCTCCCATTTATTTATTGGATATTAGTCTTAGTTTAGAATCAATCGGTGTTGTATTTGCATTGCAACGTGGGGCGGATTTTCTGGGGGCACTCTATGCCCCCAGAATTAACATGCGACCTAAACATTTTTTCTATATTGATTATTTAGTTTCTGGATTAATGCTCGTACTTGTATTTATCATCGATAATATTTGGATAAAGATGATTTGTTATTTTATTGCCTTTTTTGTCATTGGTATATCTGGCAATATTTTTGAGAAAATGATTTATGAATCTTATGAACCTGACAAGTTAGCAGGGATATATACGATTATAAGTAGTTTGTTTTCATTTTTTGGAGTAGCCTTCTTACTTGTGCCATCTGTTTATTCCAACATCCACGTACTAGGCATTGGATTAAATAGTTTAACCATTATATTTGGTCTTGTTATTTTCATAAAGCTTAAAATAAAAAATAAATTTATATAG
- a CDS encoding type II toxin-antitoxin system death-on-curing family toxin yields MKYFDIELVIEIHDIIIDQSGGLPGIKDKGQLESVLCHIQNDIYYPTFIDKLTHLVHSIIMFHMFNDGNKRTSIALGAHFLNINYYVYCTDSFLKFMEDIVVQVADNQIDKQELKQIITEIIT; encoded by the coding sequence ATGAAATATTTTGATATAGAATTGGTTATAGAGATTCATGATATAATTATAGATCAATCTGGTGGACTCCCTGGCATTAAAGATAAGGGACAATTAGAGAGTGTATTATGTCATATCCAAAATGATATATATTACCCCACATTTATTGATAAATTAACACATTTAGTACATTCTATTATTATGTTTCATATGTTTAATGACGGAAATAAGCGAACAAGCATTGCCCTAGGTGCACACTTCTTGAATATCAACTACTATGTCTATTGTACAGATTCATTCTTAAAATTTATGGAAGATATTGTAGTACAAGTAGCTGATAATCAGATAGACAAACAAGAATTGAAGCAAATAATCACTGAAATTATAACGTAA
- the groES gene encoding co-chaperone GroES — MLKPLGNRVLLEVIKEEQKTESGFVLPESAKDKPQTARVVAVGQGRLLDSGQRSEPIVAVDDTVVFEKYAGTEVKDQGKDYLIVNESDIIAIVEG, encoded by the coding sequence ATGTTAAAGCCTTTAGGAAATCGTGTACTGCTTGAAGTGATTAAGGAAGAACAGAAGACAGAGAGCGGTTTTGTACTGCCAGAATCGGCAAAAGATAAGCCACAGACAGCACGTGTGGTGGCGGTGGGTCAAGGACGCTTATTAGATAGCGGTCAGCGCAGTGAGCCGATTGTTGCTGTCGATGATACGGTTGTCTTCGAAAAATATGCGGGAACAGAAGTGAAGGATCAAGGAAAAGACTATTTAATTGTTAATGAATCAGATATTATTGCAATTGTTGAAGGATAA
- the groL gene encoding chaperonin GroEL (60 kDa chaperone family; promotes refolding of misfolded polypeptides especially under stressful conditions; forms two stacked rings of heptamers to form a barrel-shaped 14mer; ends can be capped by GroES; misfolded proteins enter the barrel where they are refolded when GroES binds) produces MAKEIKFAEDARQAMLRGVDKLADTVKVTLGPKGRNVILDQSYGAPQITNDGVTIAREIELEDKFENMGAQLVVEVASKTNDIAGDGTTTATVLAQAIVNEGMKNVAAGANPVGIRRGIETATNRAVEALRNLSTDVSDNESIEQIAAISSGDAEVGKFIADAMDRVGSDGVITIEESRGIETELEVVEGMQFERGYLSQYMVTDNEKMEANLDNPYILITDKKISNVQDILPLLENIMQQNRPLLIIADDIDGEALPTLVLNKIRGTLDVTAVKAPGFGDRRKGMLEDIAILTGGTVITEDLGLELSDATINDLGVAGKAVITKDDTTIVEGAGEKAQIEERVQLLKKQADETESSYDQEKLQERIAKLVGGVAVIKVGAPTETEIKERKLRIEDALNASRAAVAEGIVAGGGTAYINILDQLRDIEAEGDEKTGVNIVVRALEEPVRQIAKNSGQDGSVIVERLKQVDEGVGFDAVTGEMVNMVEAGIIDPTRVTRSALQNAASVAALLLTSEAAVADLPSDDDGGQPGGMNPGMGMGGMGGMM; encoded by the coding sequence ATGGCTAAAGAGATTAAGTTTGCAGAAGATGCACGACAAGCGATGTTACGTGGAGTCGATAAATTAGCAGATACAGTAAAAGTGACATTAGGACCTAAAGGGCGCAATGTGATTCTAGACCAATCATACGGTGCACCACAAATTACAAACGATGGTGTAACGATTGCGCGCGAAATTGAATTGGAAGATAAATTTGAAAACATGGGTGCACAATTAGTTGTGGAAGTTGCCAGTAAAACAAATGATATTGCTGGGGATGGAACGACTACGGCAACGGTGCTAGCGCAAGCAATTGTGAATGAAGGAATGAAGAATGTTGCTGCCGGTGCAAACCCAGTCGGAATTCGTCGTGGTATCGAAACAGCTACAAATCGTGCGGTGGAAGCGTTGCGCAACTTATCAACTGATGTGAGTGATAATGAATCCATTGAGCAAATTGCTGCGATATCATCGGGTGATGCTGAAGTAGGTAAATTCATTGCGGATGCGATGGATCGTGTCGGAAGCGATGGTGTCATTACCATTGAAGAATCACGTGGTATCGAAACTGAACTAGAGGTTGTTGAGGGGATGCAGTTCGAACGTGGTTACTTATCTCAATACATGGTGACTGATAACGAGAAGATGGAAGCAAACTTAGATAATCCGTATATTCTAATTACGGATAAGAAAATTTCTAACGTCCAAGACATCTTACCGTTATTAGAAAATATCATGCAGCAAAACCGACCACTTTTAATCATTGCGGATGATATTGATGGAGAAGCACTGCCAACCTTAGTCTTGAACAAAATTCGTGGGACTTTGGATGTCACAGCAGTTAAAGCACCTGGATTTGGTGATCGACGTAAGGGAATGTTAGAAGATATTGCCATTCTAACAGGCGGAACGGTCATCACAGAGGATCTCGGCTTAGAGTTATCTGATGCAACAATTAATGACTTAGGTGTTGCTGGTAAAGCCGTTATTACAAAAGATGACACTACGATTGTCGAAGGAGCCGGTGAAAAAGCGCAAATAGAAGAACGCGTGCAATTACTCAAGAAACAAGCAGATGAGACGGAATCTAGCTATGATCAAGAGAAATTGCAAGAACGTATCGCCAAACTTGTAGGTGGTGTAGCCGTTATTAAAGTTGGTGCACCAACTGAAACTGAAATTAAAGAGCGAAAATTACGCATTGAAGATGCGTTGAACGCTTCACGAGCAGCGGTAGCAGAAGGAATCGTTGCCGGTGGAGGAACAGCGTACATCAATATCTTAGACCAATTACGTGATATTGAAGCAGAAGGAGACGAAAAAACAGGTGTGAATATTGTTGTTCGTGCCTTAGAAGAACCTGTTCGTCAAATTGCCAAGAACTCAGGCCAAGACGGTAGCGTTATTGTAGAACGTCTGAAACAAGTGGATGAAGGAGTTGGCTTCGATGCGGTAACCGGTGAAATGGTCAATATGGTAGAAGCCGGTATTATTGATCCAACACGTGTGACACGTTCAGCGCTTCAAAATGCGGCTAGTGTAGCTGCTTTACTGTTAACATCTGAAGCAGCAGTAGCTGACTTACCGTCTGATGATGATGGAGGTCAACCAGGTGGCATGAACCCAGGCATGGGTATGGGCGGTATGGGTGGCATGATGTAA
- a CDS encoding CAP domain-containing protein, whose translation MRIIRKLFTAILFILFGYWLALSNVLAGSKIEHGIQQVMDILPVTSDTWEPSALTRTNIQTTLINTLSDTSEENFDFYTIQQDIIKKTNELRAELGAGELTEQASLDTGALIRAQETITAFSHTRPNGQGPFSVFTDSAEAPNYNYTVIGENLGMATHHRLNQAEVADLIFNGWVDSPGHYENMINPNFTEIGVGVASDGEAIYITQLFGRPQ comes from the coding sequence ATGAGAATAATTCGCAAACTATTTACTGCAATTTTATTCATTTTGTTTGGCTATTGGTTAGCGCTATCTAATGTACTAGCTGGCTCAAAAATAGAACATGGCATTCAACAGGTCATGGATATTTTACCCGTTACATCAGATACTTGGGAACCCTCCGCCTTAACTCGGACAAATATACAAACCACCTTGATTAACACCTTATCCGATACTTCAGAAGAGAATTTTGATTTCTATACGATCCAACAAGACATTATCAAAAAAACGAATGAACTTCGGGCCGAGCTTGGAGCTGGTGAGTTAACCGAACAAGCCTCTCTCGATACAGGGGCACTAATCAGAGCCCAGGAGACGATTACCGCTTTCTCTCATACGCGCCCCAATGGTCAAGGTCCATTTAGTGTCTTCACTGATAGTGCGGAAGCACCGAACTATAATTATACCGTCATCGGTGAGAACTTAGGCATGGCCACTCATCATCGCTTAAATCAAGCAGAAGTAGCTGACCTTATTTTCAATGGTTGGGTAGACAGTCCCGGTCATTATGAAAACATGATTAATCCTAACTTTACTGAAATCGGTGTTGGCGTGGCTTCAGATGGAGAAGCAATCTACATTACCCAATTATTCGGTCGACCACAATAA
- the alr gene encoding alanine racemase: MKRETYAEINLSNLAHNIHSFKQLLSNDTAITSVIKANGYGHGAVTIAKTLTELGIDRFAVALGQEGVELREAGLTDSSILIFTPIDEANVAEAIRNQLTMTIFTPAQAAILSQQARELQLPATVHLKVDTGMARLGARSLEEAIATLEALDTEWITVEGIYTHFANGDDLDHPEYTHQQFNTFRDIFEALEEQGYHFTFKHCCNSSATIRFPDYHLDMVRIGLGMYGYNTDSSMDGMLDIRPIMTIKSHIAHIKTVPADTPVSYGWSHYTKEPTKIATLALGYADGVPRSLSNGGQFKIRDQIVPIIGRVCMDQLMLDVSDVEEIAVGDTVLWFGDEAIGGLNLEDTCIMSNHYHYEVLCNLNQRLPRIYHN, encoded by the coding sequence ATGAAACGAGAAACATATGCTGAGATAAACCTTAGCAACTTAGCTCATAATATTCATTCATTCAAACAATTACTATCAAACGACACAGCTATTACCAGTGTCATTAAGGCAAATGGATATGGTCACGGTGCTGTTACTATTGCCAAAACATTAACTGAACTTGGTATTGACCGATTTGCGGTAGCCTTGGGACAAGAAGGGGTCGAATTACGTGAAGCGGGCTTAACCGATAGTTCCATTCTTATTTTTACGCCTATTGATGAGGCCAATGTTGCTGAAGCCATTCGTAATCAGCTAACGATGACCATTTTTACTCCAGCACAAGCAGCTATTCTTTCGCAACAAGCTCGCGAATTACAACTTCCAGCGACTGTCCACTTAAAAGTAGATACAGGAATGGCTCGCCTTGGTGCGCGCTCCTTAGAAGAGGCCATAGCGACCCTTGAAGCACTCGACACAGAGTGGATAACTGTTGAAGGAATTTATACGCACTTCGCTAATGGCGATGACCTGGATCATCCGGAATATACGCATCAACAATTTAATACATTTCGCGACATATTTGAAGCCTTAGAAGAGCAAGGCTATCACTTCACATTCAAGCATTGCTGTAATTCTAGTGCCACTATCCGCTTCCCTGATTATCATCTTGATATGGTTCGTATCGGGCTCGGTATGTACGGTTATAATACCGATTCGAGTATGGATGGCATGCTAGATATTCGTCCGATCATGACTATTAAGTCGCATATTGCTCACATAAAAACTGTGCCCGCTGATACTCCAGTAAGCTATGGCTGGTCTCATTATACAAAAGAGCCGACCAAGATCGCTACACTTGCCCTAGGATATGCTGATGGCGTCCCAAGAAGTCTGTCGAACGGCGGCCAATTTAAAATACGTGACCAAATTGTGCCCATTATTGGTCGGGTCTGCATGGACCAACTGATGTTAGATGTCTCTGATGTAGAAGAAATCGCAGTAGGAGATACTGTTTTATGGTTTGGTGATGAAGCAATTGGTGGCTTAAACTTAGAAGACACTTGTATCATGTCGAATCACTATCACTATGAAGTGCTATGTAACTTAAATCAGCGCCTCCCACGCATTTATCACAACTAA
- a CDS encoding hemolysin family protein gives MESSQFYSIFIFIICIILSAFFSSSETAFTSAKAVRLKNKVEDGDKRAEKTLKLQQQFESLLSTILIGNNLVNIAGSAVATIFFVAIFPTYGGAIATIVTTLLLLFFGEIAPKLLAKLAPEKVAMFSQPMLSALMLVLKPFIWLLNKWQNLVKRFIPVDSAYTISEAELLSFVEEARVEGSIEHDEHLLVKAAIEFDDVNVSSILTPRIDVVGAEIDDPDEKIEDIFEHSPFSRLVIYEETVDNVIGVLHEKDFHRYLKAKSQQKVHATSIVSLLSEVLFVPPVMKLSDLLRLMQRNKNHMAIIIDEHGGMTGIATMEDVLEELVGEIWDERDVIEEEFHVIEPDRKFLVKGTYSIVKLFERFDIDPDEEWLSHTVSGFVIESLERMPQQGDSYTCNHYRFEVVDVKNRRVDEIMITYEPDATDEQVTE, from the coding sequence ATGGAGTCAAGTCAGTTTTATAGTATTTTCATTTTTATTATTTGTATTATTTTATCCGCCTTTTTTTCTTCTAGTGAAACAGCCTTTACCTCGGCGAAAGCTGTTCGGTTGAAAAATAAGGTTGAAGATGGTGATAAGCGAGCGGAAAAAACATTGAAGTTACAGCAACAGTTTGAATCATTGTTGTCTACGATTTTAATTGGGAATAATTTAGTCAATATTGCGGGTTCAGCAGTAGCGACTATATTTTTTGTGGCTATTTTTCCGACATATGGTGGGGCGATTGCTACAATTGTGACGACTTTATTGTTATTATTCTTCGGGGAGATTGCTCCGAAGTTATTGGCAAAATTAGCTCCTGAGAAAGTTGCGATGTTTTCGCAACCGATGTTAAGTGCGTTGATGTTAGTATTGAAGCCGTTTATATGGTTATTGAATAAATGGCAAAATTTAGTGAAACGATTTATTCCGGTAGATTCTGCGTATACGATTAGTGAAGCGGAATTGTTATCATTTGTGGAAGAAGCTCGAGTAGAAGGAAGTATTGAGCATGATGAACATTTACTCGTCAAGGCAGCGATTGAGTTCGATGATGTGAATGTTTCTTCAATTCTAACGCCTCGGATTGATGTCGTTGGAGCGGAGATTGATGATCCGGATGAGAAGATAGAAGATATTTTTGAGCATAGTCCGTTTTCACGGCTTGTGATTTATGAAGAGACGGTAGATAATGTGATTGGTGTCTTGCATGAAAAAGACTTCCACCGATATTTGAAAGCTAAGTCACAACAAAAAGTTCACGCAACGTCGATTGTTAGTTTGTTATCAGAAGTCCTGTTCGTGCCTCCCGTTATGAAATTGTCGGATTTGTTAAGGTTGATGCAACGTAATAAAAATCATATGGCAATTATTATTGATGAGCATGGGGGAATGACTGGGATTGCCACGATGGAAGATGTCTTAGAAGAATTAGTGGGTGAAATTTGGGATGAGCGGGATGTGATTGAAGAAGAGTTTCACGTGATTGAGCCGGACCGTAAATTCTTAGTGAAGGGGACGTATTCGATTGTGAAGTTGTTTGAACGCTTCGATATCGATCCTGATGAAGAATGGTTGTCGCATACGGTCAGTGGTTTCGTGATTGAGTCGCTTGAACGGATGCCGCAGCAAGGTGATTCCTATACATGCAATCATTATAGATTTGAAGTAGTCGATGTGAAGAATCGCCGAGTGGATGAGATTATGATTACGTATGAACCGGACGCTACCGATGAGCAAGTCACTGAGTAA
- a CDS encoding acyl-ACP thioesterase domain-containing protein: MTQATFRQQYTIPYFLCDRKQTIRLSMLVNYMLKVSGEQTAQIASEQQQTFFRDQNRSWIILAYEFDIKRLPRRDETVTFETYASEYNRLFCYREFKVYDEQENLIVATTATFGIMDLTKRKIVRIPEAIAAPYQATYNKQIRRTNKLEPLQTEQALHKAYLVRYTDIDQNNHVNNSVYLTWMLDALEADFLTRHDMCSGIIKFEKEVSQVEQVSSYVQTIIEDGAIRTDHAIQSSTVTNARASFYWQRSV, translated from the coding sequence ATGACGCAAGCAACATTTCGACAACAGTACACGATTCCCTATTTTTTATGCGACCGTAAGCAGACCATTCGCTTGTCGATGCTGGTGAATTATATGCTGAAGGTATCTGGTGAGCAGACGGCCCAGATTGCAAGTGAACAGCAGCAAACATTTTTTCGTGACCAAAATCGATCATGGATTATTTTGGCCTATGAGTTTGATATTAAGCGTCTGCCACGTCGCGATGAGACGGTAACCTTCGAGACTTATGCTTCGGAGTATAATCGCTTATTTTGTTATCGGGAATTCAAGGTCTACGATGAGCAGGAGAATTTAATTGTGGCTACAACGGCAACCTTTGGGATTATGGACTTGACGAAGCGCAAGATTGTCCGAATTCCCGAAGCGATTGCAGCACCCTATCAAGCAACGTATAATAAGCAAATTCGCCGGACCAACAAGCTCGAGCCACTCCAGACCGAACAAGCCTTACATAAAGCGTATCTTGTTCGGTACACCGATATTGACCAGAACAATCATGTGAATAATTCCGTCTACTTGACTTGGATGCTTGATGCGCTGGAGGCTGATTTTTTGACTAGACATGATATGTGCTCTGGAATCATTAAGTTCGAGAAGGAGGTTAGTCAAGTGGAGCAAGTGTCATCTTATGTTCAAACAATAATAGAAGATGGCGCTATTAGAACCGATCACGCCATCCAATCATCAACCGTTACAAATGCAAGGGCCAGTTTTTATTGGCAACGAAGTGTATAA
- a CDS encoding PTS transporter subunit EIIC, which produces MGKYDQTIQQVLDVVGGQDNIKTFEHCATRLRIILKDDSAVDKEKAEEIEYVKGYFFNTGQHQFIFGTGTVNDVYAALKAEVGGSDDQNSNYKDEVYANMSPTQKIVRTLADILVPLIPALVTTGLLMGVRGTITQFGVEFTPEVATFIGVLTDTAFAFLPVLIAYSATKKFGGTPLLGILVGLMLVNPALPNAWAVAGGDAEPLNVFGIDLIGYQGTIFPAIIVGWLLSKLEKWLRTFVPKVIDLLVTPFVAVTVTMAVVMLGVGPFIQLFEDYVINGIIWLINAPFGIGYAVFGGLQQLIVITGLHHSISIIEIGLLNDVGYNVIQPLATASMAGQFGAALGAAFLVKNKVKRTNMLATTSSTLFGITEPLLFGINIRSLRILGSGIAAGAVGGVLVKLFNLQATGMGITFLPGGLLYEGLVQIGLYYLMVLLTMAAGFIFVWAQRQSIKETL; this is translated from the coding sequence ATGGGAAAATATGATCAGACGATTCAGCAAGTATTAGATGTAGTTGGTGGACAAGATAATATTAAGACATTCGAGCACTGTGCAACACGTTTGCGTATTATCTTGAAAGATGATAGTGCCGTCGATAAAGAAAAAGCAGAAGAAATTGAATATGTAAAAGGGTATTTCTTCAATACCGGTCAGCACCAATTTATCTTTGGGACGGGAACAGTCAATGATGTTTACGCAGCGTTAAAAGCAGAAGTGGGGGGTAGTGATGACCAGAATAGTAATTATAAAGATGAAGTTTATGCCAATATGTCGCCTACCCAAAAAATTGTCCGAACGCTAGCGGATATTTTAGTTCCATTGATTCCAGCCTTAGTTACAACGGGTCTATTAATGGGTGTACGTGGGACGATCACTCAGTTCGGCGTCGAATTCACGCCGGAAGTAGCGACCTTTATTGGCGTCTTAACGGATACGGCGTTTGCGTTCTTACCCGTACTGATTGCTTATAGTGCGACGAAAAAATTCGGGGGCACCCCACTACTGGGAATCTTAGTTGGATTGATGTTAGTCAATCCTGCTTTACCGAATGCATGGGCAGTCGCTGGAGGAGATGCCGAGCCACTAAATGTTTTTGGGATTGATTTGATTGGCTATCAAGGGACAATTTTTCCAGCGATTATTGTCGGTTGGTTGCTTTCTAAGTTAGAAAAATGGCTGAGAACCTTTGTGCCGAAAGTTATTGACTTATTGGTTACACCATTTGTGGCTGTAACGGTCACAATGGCTGTCGTTATGCTAGGAGTCGGACCATTTATTCAATTATTTGAAGATTATGTTATCAATGGCATCATTTGGTTAATTAATGCACCCTTTGGAATTGGATATGCGGTCTTTGGTGGCTTACAACAATTAATTGTCATTACGGGTCTTCACCACTCTATTAGTATTATTGAAATTGGTTTACTGAATGATGTGGGCTACAATGTCATTCAACCACTTGCGACAGCTAGTATGGCTGGTCAGTTTGGAGCTGCATTAGGAGCCGCTTTCCTAGTGAAAAATAAAGTAAAACGAACCAATATGTTAGCGACCACTTCTTCAACTTTATTCGGAATTACAGAACCTCTCTTATTCGGAATTAATATTCGTTCACTCCGTATTCTAGGTTCGGGAATTGCTGCCGGAGCAGTAGGTGGTGTGCTAGTCAAACTATTCAACCTGCAAGCAACAGGTATGGGGATTACGTTCTTGCCAGGTGGTTTGCTGTACGAGGGATTGGTGCAGATTGGCTTGTACTACTTAATGGTACTCTTAACAATGGCGGCAGGTTTTATCTTCGTCTGGGCACAGCGTCAATCGATTAAAGAGACACTTTAA